A genomic segment from Nematostella vectensis chromosome 6, jaNemVect1.1, whole genome shotgun sequence encodes:
- the LOC125567921 gene encoding type-1 angiotensin II receptor A-like yields MVNLLENATATNLSNQLNSTNWFASNINGPLYVFQAPKLYHHAFAMWLGTICVVGVIENALVIHFTKSEAKVNAVADLREGRHALVYYFVNNLAWSDLAGALCTAINIPYFYVELYSERWSCQLLRFTAILFPVLTIYLLTCISIERYIAVVWPFHTLSPKSSVTTVRCGGWCICSVVSIIGAVSYGNHKRFLGDGSTYALECGPAPDPTSRVLFFVFFLMANVIPGKTCEA; encoded by the exons atgGTAAACCTACTTGAAAACGCTACTGCCACTAACCTGTCAAACCAGTTGAACTCAACGAACTGGTTCGCATCAAACATAAATGGCCCTTTGTACGTTTTCCAAGCTCCCAAGTTGTATCACCACGCGTTTGCCATGTGGTTGGGTACAATATGCGTGGTTGGTGTCATTGAAAACGCCCTTGTCATTCACTTCACCAAGTCAGAGGCCAAGGTGAATGCTGTGGCTGACCTAAGAGAAGGAAGACATGCCTTGGTGTACTACTTCGTCAATAACTTGGCCTGGTCCGACCTTGCAGGGGCTCTCTGTACCG CGATAAACATCCCGTATTTCTATGTCGAGTTATACTCGGAGAGATGGAGCTGCCAGCTACTGCGTTTCACTGCCATCCTCTTTCCAGTCTTAACCATCTACCTACTCACTTGCATAAGCATTGAAAG GTATATCGCCGTAGTGTGGCCTTTTCACACTCTCTCGCCCAAGAGCTCCGTGACCACGGTGCGGTGTGGAGGTTGGTGTATCTGCTCCGTTGTGTCCATCATCGGCGCGGTGTCTTATGGGAACCATAAGCGTTTCCTTGGAGATGGTTCTACCTATGCACTGGAGTGTGGACCCGCCCCAGACCCCACGAGTAGGGTGTTGTTCTTTGTGTTTTTCCTGATGGCAAACGTCATTCCTGGTAAGACATGTGAAGCGTAA